From Nerophis lumbriciformis linkage group LG09, RoL_Nlum_v2.1, whole genome shotgun sequence, one genomic window encodes:
- the atf5a gene encoding uncharacterized protein atf5a isoform X1 produces MTMAPPATAWKTFRVCPADPLALSHPQANPSQSQGCRGEVSEGSQHLIGDGLTDWMTEEVDFSSYLPNPPSPPSSTNASFPPSPLHNDIQVPSDLEVMTSLLQEELAQLEDYFLSEPLPEKCPRLGKCERAPQLAGPQQFSQTPYTSYAAPNPSESSPFLLTLATGELDLAGVCGGPVGRSKIPRHAPYSCGRPSTCVRKRIPDGVRFSEGYDNSLSSKVSNSGNSVFNYCCVEEDQLVGKGYCLGSAVELRKCAALLAKEDKNCCFGHNGIGEAKVAGSGFGFGASVEEPPKKEDLLMYSMREVSGGTSSSEVLTSIKTGLEVTKATVTWKAQSSEGCYLSGTPQSEAYHSFFTEQVKAESLQIGQHDLHCNFLENPSPECLLMARDSLNLESCRLIEDQCAVKYELDIIPAEGGGERKQKKRDQNKTAAHRYRQRKRAELDSLEEQLHCLEGRNRELRDKAESVEREIQYVKDLLIEVYKARSQRLKQDTKA; encoded by the exons ATGACGATGGCTCCGCCAGCTACTGCTTGGAAGACTTTTCGTGTGTGCCCGGCAGACCCCCTCGCTCTCTCTCACCCACAGGCTAACCCCAGCCAATCGCAGGGGTGCAGGGGGGAGGTGTCAGAGGGGAGTCAGCACTTAATTG GTGATGGTCTCACCGACTGGATGACGGAAGAAGTGGACTTCTCTTCATACCTCCCAAACCCTCCCTCCCCTCCTTCCTCCACCAATGCCTCCTTTCCCCCGTCACCCCTTCACAACGATATCCAGGTGCCCTCTGACTTGGAGGTCATGACCTCCCTGCTGCAAGAGGAACTAGCCCAACTGGAAGACTACTTCCTGTCAGAGCCACTGCCAGAGAAGTGTCCAAGGCTGGGAAAATGTGAAAGGGCTCCGCAGCTGGCGGGTCCTCAGCAGTTCAGCCAGACACCGTACACGTCGTATGCCGCGCCCAACCCGTCGGAATCCAGTCCGTTTCTTCTCACCCTGGCAACCGGAGAACTGGACTTGGCGGGCGTGTGTGGCGGGCCCGTCGGGCGATCCAAGATTCCCAGGCACGCCCCGTACAGCTGCGGTCGCCCCAGCACATGCGTTAGGAAAAGAATTCCAGATGGTGTGAGGTTCAGTGAAGGCTACGATAACAGTTTAAGTTCCAAAGTGAGCAACTCAGGTAATTCGGTGTTTAATTACTGCTGTGTGGAAGAGGATCAGCTGGTTGGGAAAGGTTACTGTCTGGGCAGCGCGGTGGAGCTCAGGAAATGTGCTGCCTTGCTAGCAAAAGAAGACAAAAACTGCTGCTTCGGTCACAATGGCATCGGGGAGGCAAAGGTTGCCGGTAGCGGATTCGGTTTCGGGGCGTCTGTGGAAGAGCCGCCAAAGAAAGAAGATCTATTGATGTATAGCATGAGAGAAGTGAGCGGCGGCACAAGTAGCAGCGAGGTGCTGACCAGCATCAAGACAGGCTTGGAGGTGACAAAAGCGACAGTTACTTGGAAAGCCCAGAGCAGTGAGGGTTGTTATCTGTCGGGAACACCCCAGTCTGAGGCCTATCATAGCTTCTTCACTGAGCAGGTCAAAGCAGAGAGCCTGCAGATAGGGCAGCATGACTTGCACTGTAACTTCCTGGAGAATCCAAGTCCGGAGTGTCTGTTGATGGCCAGGGACAGTCTGAACTTGGAGTCTTGCAGGTTGATAGAAGACCAATGTGCCGTGAAATACGAATTGGACATCATCCCCGCAGAAGGCGGAGGAGAGCGCAAACAGAAGAAGAGAGATCAGAACAAAACAGCCGCTCACAG GTATCGCCAAAGAAAAAGGGCGGAGCTGGATTCTTTGGAAGAGCAGCTGCATTGCCTGGAAGGGAGGAACCGTGAGCTGCGAGACAAGGCAGAGTCCGTGGAGCGTGAAATCCAGTACGTCAAAGACCTCCTGATCGAAGTTTACAAGGCCAGAAGCCAAAGACTCAAGCAGGACACAAAAGCGTAG
- the atf5a gene encoding uncharacterized protein atf5a isoform X2: MTEEVDFSSYLPNPPSPPSSTNASFPPSPLHNDIQVPSDLEVMTSLLQEELAQLEDYFLSEPLPEKCPRLGKCERAPQLAGPQQFSQTPYTSYAAPNPSESSPFLLTLATGELDLAGVCGGPVGRSKIPRHAPYSCGRPSTCVRKRIPDGVRFSEGYDNSLSSKVSNSGNSVFNYCCVEEDQLVGKGYCLGSAVELRKCAALLAKEDKNCCFGHNGIGEAKVAGSGFGFGASVEEPPKKEDLLMYSMREVSGGTSSSEVLTSIKTGLEVTKATVTWKAQSSEGCYLSGTPQSEAYHSFFTEQVKAESLQIGQHDLHCNFLENPSPECLLMARDSLNLESCRLIEDQCAVKYELDIIPAEGGGERKQKKRDQNKTAAHRYRQRKRAELDSLEEQLHCLEGRNRELRDKAESVEREIQYVKDLLIEVYKARSQRLKQDTKA, encoded by the exons ATGACGGAAGAAGTGGACTTCTCTTCATACCTCCCAAACCCTCCCTCCCCTCCTTCCTCCACCAATGCCTCCTTTCCCCCGTCACCCCTTCACAACGATATCCAGGTGCCCTCTGACTTGGAGGTCATGACCTCCCTGCTGCAAGAGGAACTAGCCCAACTGGAAGACTACTTCCTGTCAGAGCCACTGCCAGAGAAGTGTCCAAGGCTGGGAAAATGTGAAAGGGCTCCGCAGCTGGCGGGTCCTCAGCAGTTCAGCCAGACACCGTACACGTCGTATGCCGCGCCCAACCCGTCGGAATCCAGTCCGTTTCTTCTCACCCTGGCAACCGGAGAACTGGACTTGGCGGGCGTGTGTGGCGGGCCCGTCGGGCGATCCAAGATTCCCAGGCACGCCCCGTACAGCTGCGGTCGCCCCAGCACATGCGTTAGGAAAAGAATTCCAGATGGTGTGAGGTTCAGTGAAGGCTACGATAACAGTTTAAGTTCCAAAGTGAGCAACTCAGGTAATTCGGTGTTTAATTACTGCTGTGTGGAAGAGGATCAGCTGGTTGGGAAAGGTTACTGTCTGGGCAGCGCGGTGGAGCTCAGGAAATGTGCTGCCTTGCTAGCAAAAGAAGACAAAAACTGCTGCTTCGGTCACAATGGCATCGGGGAGGCAAAGGTTGCCGGTAGCGGATTCGGTTTCGGGGCGTCTGTGGAAGAGCCGCCAAAGAAAGAAGATCTATTGATGTATAGCATGAGAGAAGTGAGCGGCGGCACAAGTAGCAGCGAGGTGCTGACCAGCATCAAGACAGGCTTGGAGGTGACAAAAGCGACAGTTACTTGGAAAGCCCAGAGCAGTGAGGGTTGTTATCTGTCGGGAACACCCCAGTCTGAGGCCTATCATAGCTTCTTCACTGAGCAGGTCAAAGCAGAGAGCCTGCAGATAGGGCAGCATGACTTGCACTGTAACTTCCTGGAGAATCCAAGTCCGGAGTGTCTGTTGATGGCCAGGGACAGTCTGAACTTGGAGTCTTGCAGGTTGATAGAAGACCAATGTGCCGTGAAATACGAATTGGACATCATCCCCGCAGAAGGCGGAGGAGAGCGCAAACAGAAGAAGAGAGATCAGAACAAAACAGCCGCTCACAG GTATCGCCAAAGAAAAAGGGCGGAGCTGGATTCTTTGGAAGAGCAGCTGCATTGCCTGGAAGGGAGGAACCGTGAGCTGCGAGACAAGGCAGAGTCCGTGGAGCGTGAAATCCAGTACGTCAAAGACCTCCTGATCGAAGTTTACAAGGCCAGAAGCCAAAGACTCAAGCAGGACACAAAAGCGTAG